ATGGTTAACAAGAAATTTGAATGAAATAATGAAATTTTCAAATGGCATTAACGCTCCGAAAGAAGCATACGGTCAAGGTAGAAAAATGATTAGTGTACTCGATATTTTATCTGAAGAGTACCTAACTTACGATAATGTTAGGAATTCAGTTAGTGTTTCTGAAATTTTAGAACAAAAGAATAAAGTAGAATTCGGAGATTTAGTTTTTGTAAGATCATCAGAAGTATTAAATGAAGTTGGCTTGTCAAAGGCATATTTGGATAATGAATATGCCTTATATAGCGGGTTCTCAATTAGAGGAAAAAAAATTTCTGAATATGATCCTATATTTGTTGAAAGATCTTTGAATGGAATTAGCAGAAGACAAATTGAACGTAAATCAGGTGGGAGTACAAGATATAATGTTAGCCAGGAAATTCTAAACTCTCTTTTTATTAACATGCCTACCGTACAAGAACAACAAAAAATCGGCGAATTCTTCAAGAACCTCGACGACCGCATAGCCCTTCAGCAACAACACATCACATTATTAAAAGAAAGCAAACAAGGCTTTTTGCAGAAGATGTTTCCGAAGGATGGCGAACGTGTGCCGGAGGTTCGGTTTGATGGGTTTAGTGGGGAGTGGGAAGTTTTAGAAATAAAAAATATTGCCGCAGAAACTTATGGTGGAGGCACTCCAAAAACTTCAATAAGTGATTACTGGAATGGGAATATTCCTTGGATACAAAGCAGTGATCTTAAAACAGATGTTTTGAATTTAGTTTCACCCACAAAGTTTATAAGCGATGCAGGTATTAATAATTCAGCAACTAAACTTGTACCTGAAAATTCAATCGCTATTGTTACTAGAGTAGGGGTCGGGAAATTAGCATTGGTTCCATATCCTTATGCTACTAGTCAAGATTTTTTATCTTTATCATCGTTAAAGATAGATTTGAAATTTGCATTATATTCACTTTACTTAATCATTAAAAAAGAAGTTAATAACTTACAAGGTACATCTATTAAAGGAATAACTAAACCGGAGTTATTAAAGAAAAAAATAATAATACCTTCAAATTTAAAAGAACAACAAAAAATCGGTGAATTCTTCAAGAATCTCGATGATTCTATTGCCGCTCACGAAAAAGAACTCGAACTGTTACAGGAAACGAAAAAAGGATTCCTGCAAAAAATGTTTGTCTAGGAGGTGATTGGTGTGCAGAGCCTGTCTCATCGTTCAGAAGCTGAAATCGAGAACCATCTCATTCAAGTATTGGGGGAAGGGCATAACCAGTGGACGTTTCGTGATGATTTGAAGTCCGAAGCGGACCTTTGGCAAAACCTTCGTCAAAAAATCACCCAGAATAACCTGTCTGAACTCGGTGACACACCACTGACGGATAAGGAATTTGATGCGATTAAAACGGAGCTTTTGTTCCGGACACAGACGCCGTTTGATGCGGCAAAGTGGTTAAAAGGCGAGAACGGGATCGCCCGGATCACCATTGAACGGGAAGACAGCCATCAGGGGTTTGTGTCCCTTGTGCTGTATTCCAATCAGGATATCGGTGGCGGGATCTCAAGCTATGAGGTTGTGAACCAGATTGCCAAACAGTCTGCTACAGACGGCGGGCGGGATCGCCGTTTTGATGTAACGCTATTGATCAACGGTCTTCCCATCGTGCAAATTGAACTGAAAAAGGTCACCGCCAAGGACGGCGTGTATCAAGCCTTTAACCAGATCAAAAAGTACGCGGAAGAAGGGATGTTCCGAAACAATATCTTTGCCACCCTGCAGCTGTTCGTTGTCTCCAATGAACAGACGACGCGGTACTTTGCCAACGCGATGCCGAGAAACCTGCATCGGAAGTTCATGTTCAGTTGGCGCACGAAGGATAATAAGAAAGTCGAGAACCTCTATGAATTCTGTAAACAGGCCCTGAATATTCCCGATGCCCACCGGCTGATTGCCAACTACACCATCGTCAGTGAGGATCAGGATAACAAAACCCTGATGGTGCTTCATCCGTATCAGATCCACGCCATCGAAGCGCTCTTTACCGCAGTCAATAAACATCAGTCGGGCTACGTGTGGCATGCGACAGGCTCCGGGAAAACGCTCACGAGCTTTGTGTCGACGAAGCTGCTTGCGAAGAAGTCCGGTATTGACCGCACGATCATGCTCGTGGACCGTAAAGATTTGGACAGTCAGACAACGAGTGAATTTACGAAGTTCGCCTCCGAGTTCAATACAGGGATCTCGTCAGGAAACACTCCGGCAAATAGCTTAATCGTCGGGACCGGAAGTGCTCAGGAACTGAGTAAGACGCTGTTGGCGGATGCGAACTCGAACGTCGTCATCATTACGACGCGTCAAAAGCTCGATTCGGCGTTAAAACATGCGAAGAAACAGGAAGAACAAAAGGGGTCAAACCGGTATGAAAAGCTGATGGGCCAGCATATCGTCTTCATCGTCGACGAATGCCACCGGGCGTTGAGTGCAGAGAACATGGAAGAGACGAAGAAGTTCTTCCCTAACTCCACGTGGTTTGGGTTTACCGGGACACCGATCTTTGAAGAGAATAAGAAACAGGCCAAAGGACAACTGGCACGAACGACCTTTGATCAGTATGGGGATAAGCTCCACTCGTATACGATCAAAAATGCGTTGGAGGACGGCTCGGTCCTCGGCTTTCAGGTGGAACATGAAACGACGATCAAGCCCATCTCTCTAGATGAGATGATTTACACGAAACTCCGAAACAGTGAGGCTTATACGCATATGCCAGATGAAGCCATCAATATAGAGATCAATAAGATGACGGGCATGCAAAAAGAGGCCTATATCGATAAGGAAACGTACGAGAAGGATGAACATATTGATACAGTAATCAAAAAGATCTTCAGTCCGAATAATGCCTATATCAAGTTTGATTTCAAGAACGGGAAGCCGACGAAATCCGCCATCCTGACAACGAGCTCCATCGATATGGCCAAGCGCTATTACAAAGCCATTAAAGCAATGACCAGCGAGGAAAACTGGATGGAAGAGGTCTTTCAAGACCGGCCGCTCCGAAAAGGCCAGACGATGGACGACCCGGACTTCCCGCGGATTGCGATTACGTATTCATTGGATGAAAACAACGAGAACGCCATCGATCAGCAAGAGGAGATGCAGGAGATCATTGACGACTATAACCGTTACTACAAAACCGCCTGGTCCCTGCAGGACATTGAACGGTATAACGGGGACATCAACAACCGACTGGCACGAAAGCGTGCAGAGTTCCAACAGCCGGGCCGTCAGGTGGATCTGGTCATCGTAGTCGATCGCTTATTGACGGGCTTTGATGCCCCGACGATTCAGACGCTGTTCGTGGATCGGAACCTCGAATATGCCGGACTGATTCAGGCGTTCTCCAGAACGAACCGGACGTATCCCGATAAGACAAAGGGGCTCATCGTCACGTTCCGTAAACCGCACAAGATGGAAGACAATGTGGCGAAGGCAACGAAGCTGTATTCAGAAGTGAAGGAAGAGTCCGGTCTCATTTATCCAAGCTATGATTCGGCGAAGAAACGCTTCAAAAAGGCACATAAAGAGCTGGAGGCGATCATCGAAGAAGAAGGGCAGATCGATGAACAGGCACCGATCGATACCCGTGTGGACTATGTGAAAGCTTTCCAGGAGCTCAATAACGCCTATGAAGCACTGGTGACCTATGACAGCTACAACAATGATATAGATACGTCCAAAGCCTTGCAGGCACAGGTGAATGTATTGAAAGAGGAAATGGGTGTGTATGAAACGGTGAAGGGGTCCCTGATTGAGGATGAACCGATCATAGATCCGATCAATCCACCGGATTTCTCTGATTTGACCTTCTACAGTGACGCATCAGCAAAGCTCTATGACATTGACTCCAGCTACATCGATCAGCTGCTTGGTACGTACCAGGCAAATAACCCGGATGTCCGCGACGAGATCGAAGAAGCCCTTAAGAAATTGAACAAGGCTGAAACTGTGAAGGACGTCTACCGTTCGATCTTAAACGCCATCGATGACAAAGAAGTGGATGAAGCAGAAGATATCTTTGCCGTGAAGCGCCGCTTCTTTACCGAGAAGAAAGAACAGATTGTCGAAGGATTCAGCAATTACTGGCACGTATCCAGTAACGAGCTACATGCATCCGCCATTCAATACATGATCGGCATGGACGCTATTCCCAACATGAAGAGCATCATTGAAAGCAAGGACTATGACGCCTTCAAAGTGGAACATCCGGACGTGAAACCGTTCAAATACCCACAGATGATGAAGCGGGAGTGGCAGCAGGTCCTTGATGAGCAGATTGTACCGCTGGATGATGAGTTGAGGTAAATGTATGAGAACAAAGGCGTTAATGTAAGTGATAACCCAGGTGCAATTGTTTGATAGAGAAGGGGTTGGTCGGAGTCTATGAATATTGAACCGATCTACAAAGAATATCGAAGGCTTAAAAAGTCAATTGATTCTCAAGAAGCGATATGCCTAAGGGATTGGAATAAATCGATATCTGTTATTTATGAAAAAGGAAAATATAAAGTAGATGTGGATTTATATACATTGGATATCACAAATCGAAAAGACATTACAAATGGTCTTTATGCTAAATATGAGCACAAGCTAAAAGGTTATAATTTCGATAATGCGAAACAGGATATTACGAATAGTAGTCGAAGAGATGAGAGGCGAATATGGTCAGGATACTTAAAGCTTAAGTATCCTGATTCATATCTCGATATTAAGTTTATTGATCGAGAAAGACCGGATTATTATTTGTATGTTAATGGCTGTGTGATTGCTGTTGAGGTTGTTGAAGCAATGTTTCAAAAGCAAGGGAAATTCAGAAACTGGCATCGATCCTTTTTAGGGAAAAATAAGATGATTAGTGATTTAGTCAACCATAGATATTATGATGATTCGTTCTATCTTGAGGAGGATAATAACATGATATGGTCCTCCTGTCATAAAGGAATGATTAACTCTAGTGCAATACGAATTAAAATTATTGATGCTATTCTTTCAAAGGTGAAAAAATATAAAAATTACATGAAAGATGTGGAACTACCAAAAGAAAAATGTATTTTGGTAGGTTATACATCAATAGGTTTAATTGATGAGAGTGATTTTTTAGATCTTGGGAGAAGAATTGCACAGGAGGAACAAATACGATCATCCCATATTGAACGAATCATAGTAACTTCATATCTCTATAATAACTTGGTGGAATACGATCGGTGTGGAGAGATAGTACATTACAAAATAACATAAAATATTGAAGGAGTTTCTTAGATTCCTGAATTGTATATGTCATTAAGGTGAATTTTCAAATTTGGATAGAGATACAATGAAACCGGCGTTGTACTGTGGCTCAGAGGACGCATCATACAGAACTTTTGAACCAAATATGCAATAGACCTTAGCCCAACAAATACGTCTTCATCGGATAGCTGTACCCACTTATTATGTATATAGTAATCTAAATGTGGACCACCGTAGTCATTGAAACCTTGCCCACCCAGTCTAAAAATTTACACTATGAAAAATCGGTCATTCTGAGGTCACAGACCTCATGAATGACCGATTTCTTATTGCTTGGAACCTAGATTCCCGAGAAATATGATGATTTATAACGAGTCATGGCTTAACAGTGAGATTTAGACAACTCCATCCTCGTTACATATTTTTATTTTATAACAAGTGGAGAATGGTGCTATATCAGCATATATTGTCAGTCTCGTTATACATTCCGGGAATGCAGGTTGGAAATGGATATAGAGCTTTGCCTTTCGCGATGAGTCTCAAATCTTTCCCCATTAAAGTCTATAAAGTGATCAATGATCGAAGGGTCCCACTATGATCCTCTGCCGTTTTGCCGAATGCTGCAGGCCTTTTCATCCTGGATTCCTGAGAAATTTAATGGTTTATAACGAGTAATGGCTTAACAATGGGATAGAGTCAACTCCACACTCGTTACATATTTTTCTTTAATAACAAGTGAAGAATGCTGCTATATCAGCATATACTGCCAGTCTCGTTATATATTCCGGGAATACAGGTTACTTGGAAGAGTTTATTGATCAACAATTGTATGAACGAACGGTCAAGTAAAACTAAACAATAGAAACACATAAAAAACTGTTTACAGATTCAAATTTTTATAGTAATGTAAATGATAATAAGTGAGTGTATATGAATATAAATGATGAACGGTGTGATACTAATGTATAGTGATCAGGAAAAAGAAATATTAGTTGATGTTGAAAACGTTGTAAGTAGATATTTTAATTTATCGGACTTAGTTATTAACAACTTGCCTCATCAAATTGAAAATGACGATTTATACACATTAGAAGAAGTGGCCGAAATACTTTCTATGTCAATTGTTACGATTCGCCAATATGTGAGACAAGGAAAGTTAAAGGCTATTAAACAATGGAAAAATTGGATGGTTCCATCGAATGCTATTGCAAAAATGATTTACGAAAGAAAAAACGGTAAGAAACTGAGAGAAAATGAAACGATGCTGGTCATAGTTGCGGGAGATCTCTACGAAGAAGATAGTTCGATCAGAGACTATCAAATAATTACAGCAGGAGATCTTTTAGCAAATATAAATGCAAATTCTTCGGTTGCCATTGATGACTACATTTATACGGTGATGCCAAATCAAAAAGAGCATCTCATTTATATTGAAGCGACTAGCAATATTAATAATTTTTTCAGAAGGACAGGCGATATTGTATTCAGTGATTTGAGTAAAGTGGAAGCACCTCTTGAAAGCTTCTTGCCGGAAGAAAAAAAAGCATTGAGTCATATCATCAGCAATAGAGATCATTTAATAGTCGAAAATCCAAATGAGGCTTTATTGACGATTAAGGAATTGTTCGGTGAACCAGAAGATGTTTATACAGTATTAAAGATATATAAAGCTTTGTTGGAAGTAGCAGGAGAAGAATTCAAAGGACAAAAGAAAGGAGATGTCTGAAAAAGGAAGGGAAATTAATCATTGTCTGCTGTGTCACATCTCATATTAAAATACCTTTTGGAAAGGAAGATGAAAAATGTCTGTTCAACAAATTGCAGATAATTTCCTAAACGAGGTAAGCCATTTCCGTAATGTTGACCTTAAACCCAGTGAAAAAAATACGAAACGAATCAATGTGTATGTATCACCTGAAAGCAGGAAGCGTTGGATGCAGGTAGACATAAATCCGACATACTTGGCGGTGTCTATGGATCACATGGAAGGTGAGTTATCTTTAATGGATGTTTCTAAAATAGGTATATCTCAAGATCGATCAAGCAGAAAGACAAGCTTTAAAGTGACACCAAATACTGAGAAATTTTCAGCTGTTCACTTTTCGTTTTTTGAAACAGATAACTATGATTTTTCAAATGAAGAATTTATAGTGTTTTTAGAAAAACATTATAAAGCTTTTTTAAAGAGGGTGCGTTTAACATAATTGAGCAGGATTCATAAAATATATCAGGAGTTAAGATGCCTTTTCCTGGCACAGAAAAGTATCACCGAACTGGGGAGAGACTTTTTCAGGTCCATGGATAAATCTATTGCAAAAATCTGTACTTTTATGATGCAGTAATCACATGGCTCAAAAATCCGCATTCAGTGGCTCAAAACTCCGCTCATATGGCTCGATCTGTCCGCAATACTCAAGCGAATTTATGCAACGAGTGGATCGGTTACACTTAGTTGGACAGATTCGTTAAGGTCCCGTACACTTGGTTCAAATACAAACCAAGGAGAGCTGTTTTATGACAACTCGCAAACGGAGAAGTTTCACAAAGGAATTCAAAGAACAGATCGTGCAACTGCATCAAGCTGGCAAGCCCCGATCCGAACTCATCAAAGAATACGAGCTGACGCCTTCTGCCTTTGATAAATGGGTTAGGCAATACCAGGGTAGTGGATCTTTCAAGGAAAAGGATAACCGTACGTCTGTTGAAGAAGAGCTGTTACAGCTCAAGAAAGAAAATAAACAGCTGACCATGGAAAATGATATTTTAAAGCAAGCCGCGCTGATCATAGGACGAAAGTAAATGTAATCAAGGCTAATCGTTACAAATACTCGGTATCAGCAATGTGCGACGTCCTACAAATTGCAAGAAGCTCATTCTATTACGAATCCAAACGGCAAAATGAATCAGAGCAAGAAGAACTGACAGAATTGATCGTAAGCATTTTCATGAAGAGTCGTAAGATCTATGGTCAACGGAAGATCAAAGCTGAATTGAAAAGAGCTGGATGGACGGTGTCGAGACGCCGTATCAAGCGGATCATGGCTGAACAGGGTTTGGTATCAAAGTATACCGTAGCTCAATTTAAACCTTCAAAATCTAGCTGCAATGAATCCGAAACAGGCAACACACTGGACCGGAAGTTTGATCAGGACGACGAATTAAGCGTTGTTGTCAGCGATTTAACGTATGTCCGCGTGAACAAAGCATGGCATTATATTTGTGTATTAGTCGATTTATATAATCGTGAGATTATTGGGTTCAGCGCCGGGCCTCATAAAACCGCTGAATTAGTTCAAACTGCCTTTGCATCCGTCCCCTACAATCTAAATCGGATCGAGATCTTTCATACAGACAGAGGCACTGAGTTTAAAAATCACCTGATCGACCAGGCACTCGATACCTTCGGTATTACCAGATCATTGAGTGACAAAGGAACGCCCTATGACAATGCCGTAGCTGAAGCCACATTCAAGACCATCAAGATCGAATTCGTTCGTGGTGCGGTTTTTTCTAGCCAACAAGAACTTGATCTTGAACTTTTTGATTATGTGAACTGGTTCAACAATATTCGAATTCACGGATCATTGGATTATTTATCACCAGCTGAATACAAGTCAACGGGACCTTAATTTTTTTGTCCGATTTAGTGTTGACATACCAGAGAGAGAACCGGAGGTTCTGCAAAGAAAACGGCACACGGCTGAGTGGTCCCAGACTCGGAAGATTTCCTAAACATCAATCTGCGGAAGACAAACAAGTGGCCTACCAAGATGCCTGTGAACGAAATGCGTTTGAAGCCAAGTTCGGAGAGGGTAAACGTTCTTATGGTTTAGGTCTTATTCGAGCTCTCCTAAATGAAACAAGCGAAACGGTCATCGTATTGCAAATCCTGAACTTGAATCTTTCGAAGGTGCTTCGGGACCTTCCTTCTTTTTTCATTTTTATTTTGGTGGCCAGAATCCGAGATTATTTTACCGATTTACAATCGACAAATATCGATGAATGGGTTATTCAGTAACCCCTTTAACAGCAACTCTAGTGAGATTAAGTATACTTAATATGGTTTGATATCACCCTACTTCGTGACAGGTCAAAGTTTCAAGGTAGGTATGATACATTAATGTCTATATACAGATAAC
This genomic window from [Bacillus] selenitireducens MLS10 contains:
- a CDS encoding restriction endonuclease subunit S, producing MTNKLVPEIRFDSFKDKWLTRNLNEIMKFSNGINAPKEAYGQGRKMISVLDILSEEYLTYDNVRNSVSVSEILEQKNKVEFGDLVFVRSSEVLNEVGLSKAYLDNEYALYSGFSIRGKKISEYDPIFVERSLNGISRRQIERKSGGSTRYNVSQEILNSLFINMPTVQEQQKIGEFFKNLDDRIALQQQHITLLKESKQGFLQKMFPKDGERVPEVRFDGFSGEWEVLEIKNIAAETYGGGTPKTSISDYWNGNIPWIQSSDLKTDVLNLVSPTKFISDAGINNSATKLVPENSIAIVTRVGVGKLALVPYPYATSQDFLSLSSLKIDLKFALYSLYLIIKKEVNNLQGTSIKGITKPELLKKKIIIPSNLKEQQKIGEFFKNLDDSIAAHEKELELLQETKKGFLQKMFV
- a CDS encoding type I restriction endonuclease subunit R, coding for MQSLSHRSEAEIENHLIQVLGEGHNQWTFRDDLKSEADLWQNLRQKITQNNLSELGDTPLTDKEFDAIKTELLFRTQTPFDAAKWLKGENGIARITIEREDSHQGFVSLVLYSNQDIGGGISSYEVVNQIAKQSATDGGRDRRFDVTLLINGLPIVQIELKKVTAKDGVYQAFNQIKKYAEEGMFRNNIFATLQLFVVSNEQTTRYFANAMPRNLHRKFMFSWRTKDNKKVENLYEFCKQALNIPDAHRLIANYTIVSEDQDNKTLMVLHPYQIHAIEALFTAVNKHQSGYVWHATGSGKTLTSFVSTKLLAKKSGIDRTIMLVDRKDLDSQTTSEFTKFASEFNTGISSGNTPANSLIVGTGSAQELSKTLLADANSNVVIITTRQKLDSALKHAKKQEEQKGSNRYEKLMGQHIVFIVDECHRALSAENMEETKKFFPNSTWFGFTGTPIFEENKKQAKGQLARTTFDQYGDKLHSYTIKNALEDGSVLGFQVEHETTIKPISLDEMIYTKLRNSEAYTHMPDEAINIEINKMTGMQKEAYIDKETYEKDEHIDTVIKKIFSPNNAYIKFDFKNGKPTKSAILTTSSIDMAKRYYKAIKAMTSEENWMEEVFQDRPLRKGQTMDDPDFPRIAITYSLDENNENAIDQQEEMQEIIDDYNRYYKTAWSLQDIERYNGDINNRLARKRAEFQQPGRQVDLVIVVDRLLTGFDAPTIQTLFVDRNLEYAGLIQAFSRTNRTYPDKTKGLIVTFRKPHKMEDNVAKATKLYSEVKEESGLIYPSYDSAKKRFKKAHKELEAIIEEEGQIDEQAPIDTRVDYVKAFQELNNAYEALVTYDSYNNDIDTSKALQAQVNVLKEEMGVYETVKGSLIEDEPIIDPINPPDFSDLTFYSDASAKLYDIDSSYIDQLLGTYQANNPDVRDEIEEALKKLNKAETVKDVYRSILNAIDDKEVDEAEDIFAVKRRFFTEKKEQIVEGFSNYWHVSSNELHASAIQYMIGMDAIPNMKSIIESKDYDAFKVEHPDVKPFKYPQMMKREWQQVLDEQIVPLDDELR
- a CDS encoding helix-turn-helix domain-containing protein — its product is MYSDQEKEILVDVENVVSRYFNLSDLVINNLPHQIENDDLYTLEEVAEILSMSIVTIRQYVRQGKLKAIKQWKNWMVPSNAIAKMIYERKNGKKLRENETMLVIVAGDLYEEDSSIRDYQIITAGDLLANINANSSVAIDDYIYTVMPNQKEHLIYIEATSNINNFFRRTGDIVFSDLSKVEAPLESFLPEEKKALSHIISNRDHLIVENPNEALLTIKELFGEPEDVYTVLKIYKALLEVAGEEFKGQKKGDV
- a CDS encoding IS3 family transposase (programmed frameshift), producing the protein MTTRKRRSFTKEFKEQIVQLHQAGKPRSELIKEYELTPSAFDKWVRQYQGSGSFKEKDNRTSVEEELLQLKKENKQLTMENDIFKASRADHRTKVNVIKANRYKYSVSAMCDVLQIARSSFYYESKRQNESEQEELTELIVSIFMKSRKIYGQRKIKAELKRAGWTVSRRRIKRIMAEQGLVSKYTVAQFKPSKSSCNESETGNTLDRKFDQDDELSVVVSDLTYVRVNKAWHYICVLVDLYNREIIGFSAGPHKTAELVQTAFASVPYNLNRIEIFHTDRGTEFKNHLIDQALDTFGITRSLSDKGTPYDNAVAEATFKTIKIEFVRGAVFSSQQELDLELFDYVNWFNNIRIHGSLDYLSPAEYKSTGP